In Panicum virgatum strain AP13 chromosome 4N, P.virgatum_v5, whole genome shotgun sequence, a single window of DNA contains:
- the LOC120669227 gene encoding classical arabinogalactan protein 6-like — protein sequence MSRITVAILFYILAIAALSAAEAPAESPKASKAPTPAKAPEAAKKATPTKAPEAAPTPSSSRKSGPAAATPTTTSSPSSSTDEEASSPPPPSTSAATPAAEGPAEGPADADHSSTATLKCGAAMVSIAAMVATMIFY from the coding sequence ATGTCGCGCATCACCGTAGCGATCCTCTTCTACATCCTCGCCATTGCTGCCCtcagcgcggcggaggcccCAGCGGAGTCACCGAAGGCATCAAAGGCTCCTACTCCTGCCAAGGCACCTGAGGCTGCCAAGAAAGCTACGCCTACGAAGGCTCCCGAAGCTGCCCCCACCCCGTCATCGTCCAGGAAGTCTGGTCCAGCTGCTGCGACGCCAACCACCACCTCTTCACCATCTTCTTCCACAGACGAGGAGGCATCAAGCCCTCCCCCACCATCCACCTCGGCGGCAACCCCTGCCGCTGAGGGACCTGCCGAGGGACCGGCTGATGCTGATCACTCCAGCACTGCTACCCTCAAATGTGGGGCTGCCATGGTCAGCATTGCGGCTATGGTTGCTACCATGATCTTCTACTAA
- the LOC120670556 gene encoding protein MICROTUBULE BINDING PROTEIN 2C-like produces the protein MHDRSQPAEAGNGCGGGGGAAGEGGGGGNVDRVLFKNLVEMVPLVESLMDRRVNPSYSRRASLVYTPAPAKKASDLKSVKSPQSVSAKKRRDPGDAAKKSTLDSNGENGSVAPLSLSGAENKPKDEVAVLREQIDDLQKKLLEKEEALRCAQSSVNEMNAAYATIDELRRQVAEKEALIRSTNSQLHDAKIMLADKQASLEKLEWEVQMSNKKVEDLQGDMFNMEFEISSLMALFEKISENVSGDCYDGSMPSSYELEALQTTTEIDKIEVDKIEQERITYAEALAAARENPNEERLNLAAEARSRLQVLVL, from the exons ATGCACGACCGATCCCAGCCGGCGGAGGCCGGCAACGgctgcgggggcgggggcggggcggccggcgagggcggcggcggcgggaacgtggatcgggtgctgttCAAGAACCTCGTGGAGATGGTGCCGCTCGTCGAGTCGCTCATG GACCGGAGGGTAAACCCATCCTactcgcgccgcgcctcgctcgtctacacgccggcgccggccaagAAG GCGAGCGATTTGAAGAGCGTCAAGTCGCCACAGAGCGTGTCGGCGAAAAAGCGGAGAGACCCGGGTGATGCAGCCAAAAAGAGCACCCTGGATTCCAATGGCGAGAACGGTTCGGTCGCGCCATTGTCTCTGTCTGGGGCTGAAAATAAACCCAAGGATGAGGTTGCTGTGCTGCGTGAGCAGATCGATGACCTGCAAAAGAAACTGCTCGAGAAGGAGGAGGCGCTAAGGTGTGCTCAGAGCTCGGTGAATGAGATGAATGCAGCATATGCGACTATTGATGAGCTGAGGCGCCAGGTGGCTGAGAAAGAAGCTTTGATCAGATCTACCAATTCTCAGTTGCATGATGCAAAG ATTATGCTTGCGGACAAACAAGCTTCTTTAGAGAAATTGGAATGGGAGGTACAGATGTCGAATAAAAAAGTAGAAGATCTTCAAGGAGATATGTTCAATATGGAATTTGAGATAAGCTCATTGATGGCATTATTTGAGAAAATTTCAGAGAATGTTTCAGGTGACTGTTATGATGGCAGTATGCCATCATCATATGAATTAGAGGCACTTCAAACAACG ACTGAAATTGACAAGATTGAGGTTGACAAGATAGAGCAGGAAAGAATAACATATGCTGAAGCTCTCGCGGCTGCGAGAGAGAACCCTAACGAGGAGCGCTTGAATTTAGCTGCGGAGGCACGGTCAAGGCTGCAGGTCCTTGTACTATAA